One Chloroflexota bacterium DNA segment encodes these proteins:
- a CDS encoding metal ABC transporter permease, producing the protein MNQLLEPLSFSFFRYGILAALLIGSLCGLLGVYIVLRGMSYIGHGLSHAIFGGAVVSFVLAWNFYLGAGLWGFAAAVLINQTARRTKINADAAIGVITTASFAVGVALISRYRNFTRSFDAALFGNILGVTSDDLWAIGGVWLMVGLVVFFSYKQLLFMTFNNDVAQVYGVRTNWLDTLFSLMLAATLIVSMKILGVTLIAAALVIPPITARLLTDSFHRMLGLSTLIGGLTGCIGMYLSYFFDLASGATIVLTQTSCFVLALGIAALRKQLRNRMIHTHV; encoded by the coding sequence TTGAACCAGCTTTTAGAACCGCTGAGCTTTAGCTTTTTTCGCTATGGCATCTTGGCTGCCTTATTGATTGGCAGTTTGTGTGGCTTATTGGGCGTGTATATTGTGTTGCGTGGCATGAGCTATATCGGCCATGGATTATCGCACGCAATTTTTGGCGGCGCAGTCGTTTCGTTTGTACTCGCCTGGAATTTCTATCTGGGCGCAGGCTTATGGGGCTTTGCTGCTGCCGTGTTAATCAACCAAACTGCTCGGCGCACCAAAATCAATGCTGATGCGGCGATTGGGGTGATTACCACCGCGAGTTTTGCGGTTGGAGTCGCCCTCATTAGTCGCTACCGCAATTTCACCCGCTCGTTTGATGCCGCATTATTTGGCAATATTCTCGGTGTAACCAGCGACGATCTTTGGGCGATCGGCGGTGTTTGGCTGATGGTTGGGCTGGTGGTGTTCTTCAGTTATAAGCAATTGCTGTTTATGACCTTTAATAATGATGTAGCTCAAGTTTATGGAGTGCGCACCAACTGGCTGGATACGCTGTTTTCATTGATGCTCGCCGCCACATTAATCGTTTCAATGAAAATTTTAGGCGTGACATTAATCGCTGCTGCCTTGGTTATTCCACCAATTACTGCCCGTTTGCTGACCGATAGTTTTCATCGGATGCTTGGGCTATCGACGTTGATTGGCGGCTTAACTGGGTGCATCGGCATGTATTTGAGCTATTTTTTCGATTTGGCCTCAGGTGCGACGATTGTTTTGACCCAAACCAGTTGCTTTGTGCTGGCCTTGGGTATTGCAGCATTGCGCAAACAACTGCGCAATCGCATGATTCACACCCACGTTTAG
- a CDS encoding metal ABC transporter ATP-binding protein, with amino-acid sequence MQPIIELRDVGLRYADRLVLDNINIHLHHGQFAALVGPSGAGKTSLLRLILGLHAPSHGQILTHGKHPVDNQIPTIAYVPQLETVDWNFPVTVEQVVAMGLVRQGNPWPWLRNHERQAVQAVLAQLEIEHLAQQHIRNLSGGQQQRVFLARALVAKPAMLVLDEPTTGIDPRVAETILHLLADLNQQGMTILMTTHDLNSAANHVPWIICLNQTIIAQGTPETVFNPIVLEQTYHSEMVVVHHEGMLLIQQRPHGHSYRDLIPNPVIGEVLNPAMENPIEPAFRTAEL; translated from the coding sequence ATGCAGCCAATTATTGAGTTGCGCGATGTTGGGTTGCGCTATGCCGACCGTTTGGTGCTTGATAACATTAATATTCATCTGCACCATGGCCAGTTTGCGGCGCTGGTCGGGCCAAGCGGTGCTGGCAAAACCAGTCTGTTACGCTTGATTTTGGGCTTGCACGCTCCCAGCCATGGCCAGATTCTGACCCATGGCAAGCATCCAGTTGATAACCAAATTCCAACGATTGCCTATGTGCCACAACTTGAAACTGTCGATTGGAATTTTCCGGTGACGGTTGAGCAGGTTGTGGCCATGGGTTTAGTGCGTCAGGGCAATCCATGGCCATGGTTACGCAACCATGAACGTCAAGCAGTGCAGGCCGTGCTGGCTCAGCTTGAAATTGAACATTTGGCCCAGCAGCATATTCGCAATCTTTCGGGTGGCCAGCAACAGCGGGTCTTTTTGGCACGGGCTTTGGTTGCCAAACCTGCCATGTTGGTGCTCGATGAGCCGACAACTGGGATTGATCCACGGGTAGCTGAAACAATTTTGCATTTGCTGGCCGATTTGAATCAGCAAGGCATGACGATTTTGATGACAACTCACGATTTGAATTCAGCAGCCAATCATGTGCCTTGGATTATTTGCCTGAACCAAACGATTATTGCCCAAGGCACGCCGGAAACAGTCTTTAACCCGATCGTTTTGGAGCAAACCTACCATAGCGAGATGGTGGTAGTGCACCATGAAGGCATGCTCTTAATTCAACAACGCCCGCATGGCCATAGCTATCGCGATTTAATTCCCAACCCAGTAATTGGCGAAGTGCTGAACCCAGCCATGGAGAACCCGATTGAACCAGCTTTTAGAACCGCTGAGCTTTAG
- a CDS encoding metal ABC transporter substrate-binding protein, giving the protein MRRWWIISFLSLFILASCGAEQTAPTTQGQTAKLNVVSTVSPITNIIYNIAGDKISLTGIVPEGVNSHTFEPVPSDAKTLAEADLIFINGLNLEEPTHKLAEANKQPSAEIILLGEQTITPEQYVYDFSFPKEAGSPNPHLWTHPLHGLRYAEIVRDALVRRDPSNAEYYNANYASFKTRIEAFDLAVKKTIESIPAENRKLLTYHDSWAYFAPHYGMTVIGAIQPADFAEPSAKDVADLITQIREQKVPAIFGSEVFPSPVLEQIGRETGVKYIDSLRDDDLPGEVGAANHSYLGLLTEDLRIMAENLGGDPSLIANFDTSNIPGSDSSVVQQQ; this is encoded by the coding sequence ATGCGGCGCTGGTGGATTATTAGCTTTCTTTCGCTGTTTATCTTGGCAAGTTGTGGTGCTGAACAAACCGCCCCAACCACCCAAGGCCAAACCGCCAAACTTAACGTCGTCAGTACGGTTTCGCCAATTACCAATATTATCTACAACATTGCTGGCGATAAAATTAGCTTAACCGGAATTGTGCCTGAGGGCGTGAATTCACACACCTTCGAGCCAGTGCCTTCAGATGCCAAAACCTTGGCCGAGGCCGACCTAATTTTTATCAATGGCCTTAATTTAGAGGAGCCAACCCACAAATTGGCCGAAGCCAACAAACAACCAAGTGCCGAAATTATCTTGCTCGGCGAGCAAACAATCACACCTGAGCAATATGTTTATGATTTCTCATTTCCTAAAGAGGCTGGTAGCCCCAACCCACACCTCTGGACGCACCCGCTGCATGGCTTGCGCTACGCCGAAATTGTGCGTGATGCCTTGGTGCGCCGCGACCCCAGCAATGCCGAGTATTACAACGCCAATTATGCCAGCTTCAAAACCCGCATTGAAGCGTTTGATCTTGCGGTCAAAAAAACGATCGAGAGTATTCCGGCTGAAAATCGCAAATTGCTGACCTACCACGATTCTTGGGCTTATTTCGCCCCGCACTATGGCATGACCGTGATTGGGGCGATTCAGCCTGCCGACTTTGCCGAGCCATCGGCTAAAGATGTTGCCGATTTGATCACGCAGATTCGTGAGCAAAAGGTGCCAGCAATTTTCGGTTCGGAAGTCTTTCCATCGCCAGTGTTAGAGCAAATTGGCCGCGAAACTGGCGTAAAATATATTGATAGCCTGCGCGATGATGATCTACCAGGCGAGGTTGGGGCTGCTAATCACTCATATTTGGGCTTGCTGACCGAAGATTTGCGGATTATGGCCGAAAATTTGGGTGGTGACCCCAGCTTGATTGCCAATTTCGATACCAGCAATATTCCTGGCAGCGATAGCAGCGTCGTTCAACAACAATAG
- a CDS encoding phosphopentomutase, with translation MDIKRVTVIVLDGVGIGEAPDAAEYGDVGSHSLANTATAINGLDLPNMAALGLGCISEMQGVACPESFSGSYGKMQPLSKGKDTVSGHWEMMGIVLPTPFPVYPDGFPAEVIEPFKQKIGRGVLGNKSASGTDILEELGMEHIRTGNPIVYTSADSVFQIAAHEDVITPKELYAMCEIAREILVGEHAVGRVIARPFIGDSPETFKRTIRRHDYALTPETPTILDKVVAAGKQVYSVGKIDDIFGNRGISVSNHTVDNAASLEAVLEFLEVDFEGLLFANFIEFDMIYGHRNDPVGYANALKAVDQRLPELQAKLRAGDLVVITADHGVDPTTPGSNHSREYVPLLVFGPEVPSGVNLGTRQTLSDLAATIAEIFGLEQPLYGTSFLSELQTKA, from the coding sequence ATGGATATTAAACGGGTAACGGTAATTGTTTTAGATGGTGTGGGAATTGGCGAAGCACCTGATGCCGCTGAATATGGCGATGTAGGCAGCCACTCGTTGGCCAACACAGCCACAGCTATCAATGGGCTTGATCTACCCAATATGGCAGCGCTAGGGCTTGGCTGTATTAGTGAAATGCAGGGTGTCGCCTGCCCTGAATCTTTTAGTGGCAGCTATGGCAAAATGCAACCGCTATCGAAAGGCAAAGATACGGTTTCAGGCCACTGGGAGATGATGGGAATCGTCTTGCCAACGCCATTTCCGGTGTATCCCGATGGCTTTCCAGCCGAGGTGATCGAGCCATTTAAGCAAAAAATTGGCCGTGGCGTGCTAGGCAACAAATCAGCCTCAGGCACTGATATTCTTGAAGAATTAGGCATGGAACACATTCGCACGGGTAATCCAATTGTCTATACCTCAGCTGATAGTGTTTTTCAAATTGCGGCCCATGAAGACGTGATTACTCCCAAAGAGTTGTATGCAATGTGCGAAATCGCGCGTGAGATCTTGGTTGGCGAGCATGCAGTTGGGCGGGTGATTGCGCGGCCATTTATTGGCGATAGCCCCGAAACCTTTAAGCGCACCATTCGCCGCCACGATTATGCCCTGACTCCAGAAACCCCCACCATTTTAGATAAAGTGGTGGCGGCGGGCAAACAAGTTTATTCGGTCGGCAAAATCGACGATATTTTTGGCAATCGCGGCATCAGCGTTTCCAACCATACCGTTGATAATGCGGCCAGTTTAGAGGCAGTGCTTGAATTTCTAGAGGTCGATTTTGAAGGGCTGTTGTTTGCCAACTTCATCGAGTTTGATATGATCTATGGGCATCGCAATGATCCGGTTGGTTATGCCAACGCCTTGAAGGCGGTTGATCAGCGTTTGCCTGAGTTGCAAGCCAAATTGCGGGCTGGCGATCTGGTAGTAATTACCGCCGATCATGGCGTTGACCCAACCACCCCTGGCTCGAACCACAGCCGCGAATATGTTCCGCTATTGGTTTTTGGCCCCGAAGTTCCTAGCGGAGTCAATTTGGGCACTCGTCAGACCTTGAGCGACCTAGCGGCGACGATTGCCGAGATTTTTGGGCTAGAGCAACCACTGTATGGCACAAGTTTCCTAAGCGAACTACAAACAAAAGCTTAA
- a CDS encoding S8 family serine peptidase has product MNRFLPRWAVLLSLLTLVISLFAQPLATTAQKAPLTTDYAPATSDSVAPTATPSHRLIIELQSPALAAWSKSTNKARNANQRLDLKAADAQTYLAQLEAEQNRFVTDMRQALPGASVESFVNEFGDLDELRYSVVFNGMTVNVGNTKRDDARKILEALPNVKGVYLDLAQHADLHVSNTLIGSPALWDSAGIGGRQNAGAGIKIASMDGGVHKDGAMFSGAGYSYPAGYPANGLGLTQNNNGKIIASRTYFRTWDGPADGDQNPWPGTNGTPHGVHTAGIAAGDVVTATFSGLDLPFTSGVAPKAWVMSYRVFYASVNGIGSFYNAEGIAALEDIVADEADVVNNSWGGGPGSIGGEFDALDTALINASNAGIFVSMSAGNAGPNKGTSDHPSDEYIVVAASTTQATFAAGQLNVTQPTPISPTLQTIPIAAASFGGPINALVSNNYLPASVISPTNALGCSPFGPTSFTGKIALIQRGTCEFGVKALNAQNAGASFVIIYNNAANGNTLINMGAGAVGAQVTIPAIMIGFNQGTGLVNWYAQHGAASVAEINPSTYLAPSTADVIAGFSSRGPGVGDVLKPDVTAPGVNILSHGYTPGASGEARHLGYGTASGTSMAAPHVAGAAALLRQAHPSWTNDQIKSALMSTSKYIGVTVADGSPAQPLDMGAGRIDLSKASDPGVFLSPPSLSFGQVLTGTTKSIQVTVSNATSVAETYNLSTQYTGGGFSNITAMAGVTLSTNSITVPANGSTQFTVTFNSLAGRGYGDNQGFIVLDGTTHDAHMPAWARVTKPVSNIDVLVIDNDGSSSLGGAYIDVTRYYTETLEAMDLSYQVLDVDDLAGSVTTFLPPAEQLYPYKAIIYFTGNYNRRNGELSVATPLTALDMDRLTEYANNGGTIIAMGQNLAHVLNSTSSNTESFFYSSVLSGEYVRANINSSNAMTVTSLITATAQAPQVFQTMEIDIDASETAGGGARNQTSVDALESLYGTDFDPNRDPLIRSLFSIEGEEDVAAGRLHRAQPSLESPGISYLGRTIYTTFGLEGVNNLGDTTTRQQLIQTFFRVLWDDPTSDIIVMPRASQVWFDVDLNSEYEAVPVEYRWDFGDGSAFVTAPAGTPVAHTYATPGQVHTVRVEVTDSYGNKSIATRQVTAPWGVYLPMVTKN; this is encoded by the coding sequence GTGAATCGTTTCCTACCACGTTGGGCTGTGTTATTGAGCTTACTCACCTTGGTGATTAGCTTATTCGCGCAGCCATTAGCCACGACAGCTCAAAAAGCTCCACTAACAACTGATTATGCCCCTGCGACCAGCGACAGTGTTGCCCCAACCGCAACGCCTTCGCATCGCTTGATTATCGAGTTGCAATCGCCAGCCTTGGCTGCATGGAGCAAAAGCACCAATAAAGCTCGCAACGCCAACCAACGTTTGGATCTGAAGGCAGCTGATGCCCAAACCTACCTGGCCCAACTCGAAGCTGAACAAAACCGCTTCGTGACTGATATGCGCCAAGCCTTGCCTGGAGCCAGCGTCGAAAGCTTTGTCAATGAATTTGGCGACCTCGACGAACTGCGCTATAGCGTGGTGTTTAACGGCATGACCGTCAATGTTGGCAACACCAAACGTGATGACGCTCGCAAAATTCTGGAAGCCTTGCCCAATGTCAAGGGGGTTTACCTCGACTTAGCGCAACACGCTGATTTGCATGTGAGCAACACCTTAATTGGTTCGCCAGCCTTGTGGGATAGCGCGGGAATTGGTGGCCGCCAAAATGCAGGAGCAGGCATCAAAATTGCCTCGATGGACGGTGGCGTGCACAAAGATGGAGCCATGTTTAGTGGCGCAGGCTACAGCTACCCTGCTGGCTATCCGGCAAATGGGTTGGGCTTGACCCAAAACAATAACGGCAAAATTATTGCTTCACGCACCTACTTCCGCACGTGGGATGGCCCCGCTGATGGCGACCAAAACCCATGGCCAGGCACGAATGGCACACCGCACGGGGTTCACACCGCTGGGATTGCCGCTGGCGATGTCGTAACCGCAACCTTTAGTGGCCTAGACTTGCCATTCACTAGCGGGGTTGCGCCTAAAGCATGGGTTATGAGCTATCGTGTGTTCTATGCCAGCGTCAATGGCATTGGCTCATTCTACAATGCTGAAGGGATTGCTGCGCTCGAAGATATCGTAGCTGACGAAGCTGATGTCGTTAATAATTCATGGGGCGGTGGCCCTGGCAGCATTGGCGGCGAATTCGATGCCCTTGATACGGCCTTGATTAACGCCTCAAATGCTGGGATTTTTGTTTCAATGTCGGCAGGCAATGCTGGCCCCAACAAAGGCACCAGTGATCATCCTTCTGATGAATATATTGTGGTAGCAGCCAGCACGACCCAAGCAACCTTTGCTGCTGGCCAGTTGAATGTAACCCAACCTACCCCAATTTCGCCAACCCTGCAAACAATTCCAATTGCTGCTGCTAGCTTTGGCGGGCCAATTAATGCCCTTGTCAGCAACAATTACCTACCTGCAAGCGTTATCTCGCCAACCAATGCGCTTGGCTGTAGCCCATTCGGTCCAACCAGCTTTACCGGCAAGATTGCCTTGATTCAACGTGGTACGTGTGAATTCGGGGTTAAGGCGTTGAATGCTCAAAATGCTGGTGCAAGCTTTGTCATTATTTACAACAATGCCGCCAATGGCAACACCTTGATCAACATGGGTGCTGGTGCAGTTGGTGCGCAAGTCACCATTCCAGCAATTATGATTGGCTTTAACCAAGGGACTGGTTTGGTCAATTGGTATGCTCAACATGGCGCTGCTTCAGTTGCCGAAATCAACCCATCGACCTATCTTGCCCCAAGCACTGCTGACGTAATTGCAGGCTTTAGCAGCCGCGGCCCAGGCGTTGGCGATGTGTTGAAGCCTGACGTTACCGCACCAGGGGTTAATATTCTTTCGCATGGCTATACGCCTGGGGCAAGCGGCGAAGCCCGCCACCTTGGCTATGGCACGGCATCGGGTACGTCGATGGCTGCGCCACACGTTGCTGGTGCGGCAGCCCTGTTGCGCCAAGCTCACCCAAGCTGGACCAACGACCAAATCAAATCGGCTTTGATGAGCACCTCGAAGTATATTGGGGTAACGGTTGCTGATGGTTCGCCAGCCCAACCCTTGGATATGGGCGCTGGTCGGATCGATTTGAGCAAAGCTAGTGATCCAGGTGTTTTCTTAAGCCCACCAAGTTTGAGCTTTGGCCAAGTATTGACTGGCACCACCAAGTCGATTCAGGTAACTGTCAGCAACGCCACCAGTGTTGCCGAAACCTACAACCTGAGCACTCAATACACTGGTGGCGGGTTTAGCAATATCACCGCAATGGCAGGGGTAACCCTTTCAACCAATTCGATCACCGTTCCAGCCAATGGTAGTACCCAATTTACCGTCACCTTCAACAGTCTGGCCGGGCGGGGCTATGGTGATAATCAAGGCTTTATTGTGCTTGATGGCACAACCCACGATGCACACATGCCTGCTTGGGCACGCGTAACCAAGCCTGTTTCAAACATCGATGTATTGGTGATTGATAACGATGGTAGCTCATCACTTGGTGGTGCCTACATCGATGTTACCCGCTACTACACCGAAACGCTTGAAGCAATGGATTTGAGCTATCAGGTCTTAGATGTTGATGATTTAGCTGGCAGCGTAACCACCTTCTTGCCACCAGCCGAACAACTCTATCCATACAAGGCAATTATCTACTTCACTGGCAACTACAACCGCCGCAATGGTGAGCTTTCAGTTGCCACGCCATTAACCGCCTTGGACATGGATCGTTTGACCGAGTATGCCAACAATGGTGGGACGATCATCGCCATGGGGCAGAATTTGGCCCATGTGCTCAACTCAACCAGCTCCAACACAGAATCATTCTTCTATAGTAGCGTGTTGAGTGGCGAATATGTTCGAGCTAATATCAACTCATCGAATGCGATGACCGTTACCTCGCTCATCACTGCCACAGCCCAAGCGCCTCAAGTGTTCCAAACCATGGAGATTGATATTGATGCCAGCGAAACCGCTGGTGGTGGTGCTCGTAACCAAACCAGCGTTGATGCACTTGAATCGCTGTATGGCACCGACTTCGATCCCAACCGCGATCCATTAATTCGCTCGTTGTTCTCAATCGAAGGCGAAGAAGACGTGGCCGCTGGACGGCTGCATCGCGCCCAACCAAGCTTAGAAAGCCCTGGCATCAGCTATTTGGGCCGCACGATCTACACGACCTTCGGCTTGGAAGGGGTCAACAACTTGGGCGATACAACCACGCGTCAACAGTTGATTCAAACCTTCTTCCGCGTCCTTTGGGACGACCCAACCAGCGACATTATTGTGATGCCTCGTGCTTCACAAGTTTGGTTTGATGTCGATCTGAACTCAGAATACGAAGCAGTACCAGTCGAATATCGCTGGGACTTCGGCGATGGTTCGGCCTTTGTCACTGCACCAGCAGGCACTCCGGTTGCTCATACCTATGCAACCCCTGGCCAAGTGCATACCGTCCGCGTGGAAGTAACCGACAGCTATGGTAACAAGTCGATTGCAACCCGCCAAGTAACCGCTCCATGGGGTGTCTACTTACCAATGGTTACCAAAAACTAA
- the thrS gene encoding threonine--tRNA ligase, translating into MPPVNPDNDPLYRLRHSTAHVLAQAVLEIFPDGKIAIGPPVENGFYYDFDLPRPLTPDDLKDIEAKMRKIIKAKHRFAYREVSADEARELFKNQPYKLELIAGLAKGEDEYGEKAAASDTIISTYKHDSFEDLCKGPHVESLGDIPPNGFKLLRVSGAYWRGDEKRPMLQRIYGTVWPSKEELDHYLWQQEEAKKRDHRKLGRELGLFTFSQKVGAGLALWLPKGAILRDVLERFLRQAQIERGYLPVVTPHMGKIDLYKTSGHWYTYRDGIFPPMREIENDDTENPEGEIYLLKPMNCPHHIEIYASEPRSYRDLPLRLAEFGTVYRYEHSGELTGLLRVRSFTVDDSHLFVTPDQLEAEFLKVVDLILFVFGTMGLKDFQARVGLREVGNPKYIGSDEVWEKAQNAIINAAEKKGLNYVVVEGEAAFYGPKLDFIFRDVLGRQWQLGTVQVDYNLPERFEIEYTGEDGQKHRPIMIHRAPFGSIERFVGTLIEQYAGAFPVWLAPVQVTLVPITDRHVAYAESVAAKLNAQGLRVEVDASNNRMNAKIRDAQKLKIPYMLVVGDKEEEAGAVAVRQRSGGDLGSISVDEFIARIRDEVANYQ; encoded by the coding sequence ATGCCACCAGTCAATCCAGATAATGATCCACTGTATCGCTTGCGTCACTCAACGGCGCACGTGTTGGCCCAAGCTGTGCTCGAAATTTTCCCCGATGGCAAGATTGCGATTGGCCCGCCAGTTGAAAATGGTTTTTACTACGATTTTGATTTGCCACGGCCATTAACGCCCGATGATCTCAAAGATATCGAGGCCAAAATGCGCAAAATTATCAAGGCCAAACATCGCTTTGCTTATCGCGAAGTTTCAGCAGATGAAGCCCGCGAATTGTTTAAGAATCAGCCCTACAAACTTGAGTTGATCGCTGGTTTGGCGAAGGGCGAGGATGAATATGGCGAGAAAGCCGCTGCCAGCGATACGATCATCTCAACCTACAAACATGATTCGTTTGAAGATTTGTGCAAAGGCCCACACGTCGAAAGTTTGGGCGATATTCCGCCGAATGGCTTTAAGTTGCTGCGTGTTTCGGGTGCATACTGGCGTGGCGATGAAAAACGCCCAATGTTGCAACGGATTTATGGGACGGTCTGGCCATCGAAAGAAGAGCTTGATCATTACTTGTGGCAGCAAGAAGAAGCCAAAAAGCGTGATCACCGCAAGCTTGGCCGCGAATTAGGCTTGTTCACCTTCTCGCAAAAAGTTGGGGCGGGCTTGGCGTTGTGGTTGCCCAAAGGCGCAATTCTGCGCGACGTTTTGGAGCGATTTTTGCGCCAAGCGCAAATTGAACGCGGCTACTTGCCAGTCGTCACGCCGCATATGGGCAAGATAGATCTCTACAAAACGAGCGGTCACTGGTATACCTATCGCGATGGCATTTTCCCGCCGATGCGCGAAATCGAAAATGATGACACGGAAAACCCAGAGGGCGAAATTTATCTGCTCAAGCCGATGAACTGCCCACATCATATTGAAATTTATGCTAGCGAACCGCGCTCGTATCGTGATTTGCCCCTGCGCTTGGCCGAATTTGGTACGGTGTATCGCTACGAACATAGTGGCGAATTAACGGGTTTGCTGCGGGTACGCTCGTTCACGGTCGATGATTCGCATCTGTTCGTCACGCCCGATCAGCTCGAAGCAGAATTTTTGAAAGTTGTTGACTTGATTCTCTTCGTCTTTGGCACGATGGGCTTGAAAGATTTCCAAGCGCGGGTCGGCTTACGCGAGGTGGGCAATCCCAAGTACATCGGTTCGGATGAGGTCTGGGAAAAAGCCCAAAATGCGATCATCAATGCTGCCGAAAAGAAAGGCCTCAATTATGTTGTGGTCGAAGGCGAGGCAGCATTCTACGGGCCAAAACTCGACTTCATTTTCCGCGACGTGCTTGGTCGCCAGTGGCAGCTTGGTACGGTGCAGGTCGATTACAACTTGCCTGAGCGTTTTGAAATTGAGTACACGGGCGAAGATGGCCAAAAGCATCGGCCAATTATGATTCACCGTGCGCCATTTGGCTCAATCGAGCGCTTCGTAGGCACGTTGATCGAACAATATGCAGGGGCGTTTCCGGTCTGGTTGGCACCAGTTCAAGTAACGTTAGTGCCAATTACCGATCGTCATGTGGCGTATGCCGAGTCGGTGGCGGCCAAATTGAATGCTCAAGGCTTGCGAGTTGAAGTTGATGCCAGCAACAACCGGATGAACGCCAAGATTCGCGATGCCCAAAAGCTGAAGATTCCGTATATGTTGGTGGTGGGCGACAAAGAAGAGGAAGCCGGCGCTGTGGCAGTGCGCCAACGCTCTGGCGGCGACCTCGGCTCAATCAGCGTCGATGAGTTCATCGCGCGGATTAGGGACGAAGTAGCCAATTACCAATAA
- a CDS encoding DNA alkylation repair protein translates to MAESRKGATKLANIPPDILQQLNTGQLATANLMEGLAIDFQQLVQHCFAELPATALASYEPTAGVVKRMQTMGQMLNQHLGFGAFSRVATHHADTVRGWAAFMLADQADLSIVERLTLVQSLADDAHFGVREWAWLALRPQLAADLATSLSELQAWVRHSSENIRRFAIESLRPRGVWCSHINQLKQNPSLALELLTPVRSDSSRYVQLSVANWLNDASKTQPSWVEQLTAQWLAESPSAETRWIVNHATRSLRKTK, encoded by the coding sequence ATGGCTGAATCACGCAAGGGCGCAACCAAACTGGCCAATATTCCGCCTGACATTTTACAGCAACTCAATACTGGCCAACTCGCTACTGCTAATTTAATGGAAGGTTTGGCGATTGATTTTCAACAATTAGTGCAACATTGTTTTGCCGAATTGCCTGCCACTGCTTTGGCGAGCTATGAGCCAACCGCAGGAGTCGTCAAACGTATGCAAACAATGGGGCAGATGCTCAATCAACATTTAGGTTTTGGCGCGTTCAGTCGCGTAGCAACTCATCACGCTGATACGGTACGTGGTTGGGCCGCCTTTATGTTGGCCGATCAGGCTGATTTGAGCATTGTTGAGCGATTAACGTTGGTGCAATCCTTGGCTGATGATGCTCATTTTGGCGTGCGCGAATGGGCTTGGCTAGCATTGCGACCACAACTTGCCGCCGATTTAGCCACGAGCCTGAGTGAATTACAGGCTTGGGTTAGGCATAGTTCGGAGAATATTCGGCGGTTTGCAATTGAGTCGTTGCGTCCACGCGGCGTTTGGTGCAGCCATATCAATCAATTAAAACAAAACCCAAGCTTGGCGCTTGAGCTTTTAACTCCAGTGCGCTCCGATTCCAGCCGCTATGTCCAGCTTTCAGTCGCCAATTGGCTCAACGATGCCAGCAAAACCCAGCCAAGTTGGGTTGAGCAATTAACCGCGCAATGGCTGGCTGAATCGCCAAGCGCTGAAACCCGCTGGATCGTGAACCATGCTACTCGGAGTTTACGTAAAACTAAATAA